A region of Bacteroidota bacterium DNA encodes the following proteins:
- the rpsN gene encoding 30S ribosomal protein S14: MARTAVIARQKKRERLVAKYAARRRRMKAEGDWEGLQKLPKNASPVRLHNRCALTGRPRGYMRKFGISRVMFRELALQGKIPGIRKSSW, from the coding sequence ATGGCACGTACTGCCGTCATCGCCCGCCAGAAAAAGCGCGAACGTCTCGTCGCGAAATACGCCGCGAGGCGTCGCCGCATGAAGGCCGAGGGCGATTGGGAGGGCCTCCAGAAGCTCCCCAAGAATGCCAGCCCGGTGCGTCTGCACAACCGCTGCGCCCTCACGGGCCGTCCGCGCGGTTACATGCGCAAGTTTGGCATCAGCCGCGTCATGTTCCGCGAGCTCGCGCTCCAGGGCAAGATCCCCGGCATCCGCAAGTCGAGCTGGTAG
- the rpsH gene encoding 30S ribosomal protein S8, translating into MSAITDPVADYLTRIRNAQKARHPHTDIPASKLKRAITQILMDKGYIKNYLNIDDGKQGLLRVYLKYQRGGSPVIERLERVSTPGLRKYVGANRLPRVKNGLGIAILSTSQGVMSDKEARRAGIGGEVLAYVS; encoded by the coding sequence ATGAGCGCGATCACTGATCCCGTCGCGGACTACCTCACCCGCATCCGCAACGCCCAGAAGGCCCGTCACCCCCACACGGACATCCCCGCGTCAAAGCTCAAGCGAGCGATCACGCAGATTCTTATGGATAAGGGGTACATCAAGAACTACCTCAACATCGACGATGGGAAGCAGGGCCTTCTCCGCGTCTACCTGAAGTACCAGCGCGGCGGCTCCCCCGTGATTGAGCGCCTGGAGCGCGTCTCGACGCCCGGTCTTCGCAAGTATGTCGGCGCCAACCGCCTTCCGCGCGTCAAGAACGGCCTCGGCATCGCCATCCTGTCCACGAGCCAGGGCGTGATGTCGGACAAAGAAGCCCGTCGCGCCGGCATCGGCGGCGAAGTTCTCGCCTACGTCAGCTAA